From Pelosinus fermentans DSM 17108, the proteins below share one genomic window:
- the pcrA gene encoding DNA helicase PcrA, whose amino-acid sequence MQNIIAGLNPMQREAVLHTNGPLLIMAGAGSGKTKVLTCRIAYLLEQGVAPYNILAITFTNKAAAEMKERVHTMVGAQSKDIWLSTFHAFCAKLLRMEISGMAGYKSNFVIYDTSDTQSLVKSCLKQLNLDDKQFQPSSVLAAISNAKNALQDEQQFTSLSSNFHEQKIAEIYQLYQQKLRTNNALDFDDLLMLSVRLLQNNEEVLAKYQRKFHYIMIDEYQDTNRAQYLLAGMLADKHRNLCVVGDADQSIYGWRGADIRNILDFEKDYPEAKMITLEQNYRSTQVILDAANAVIEHNSSRKPKELWTQNPQGELITHYLAHHEKDEAQFIGDTITKLNTVYRTSYGDVAILYRTNTQSRAIEEAFMQAGIPYVIVGGLKFYDRKEIKDILAYLRVIFNPADSVSLLRIINVPRRGLGDTTISRLTAYAAENNMTLFDVVSNPELVPGLTARAKAPLEFLAELIFNLMAQVHSLSVVELVNKVMHDSGYVEELQKSTDLQDENRLDNLKEFLSVAKEFAKSDGEETLERFLEQVALVADIDNAEISEARVTLMTLHSAKGLEFPVVFMAGMEEGLFPHSRTLMNEEEIEEERRICYVGITRARRKLYMTNARMRTIYGRTQMFPLSRFLSEIPSAMVEKYSGRQNHYGFASNGSKATINPPASSSTVVQSPLRAPIVKAHPQKEQSRGTWKVADKAQHTKWGVGTVIEVKGSGDSQELKIAFPGLGIKLVVANMAPITKV is encoded by the coding sequence ATGCAAAATATTATCGCTGGCTTAAATCCCATGCAAAGAGAAGCGGTTTTACATACCAATGGACCACTACTCATTATGGCGGGTGCAGGATCTGGTAAGACCAAGGTATTAACTTGCCGCATTGCCTATCTTTTGGAACAAGGTGTAGCGCCTTATAATATTTTAGCCATTACCTTTACGAATAAAGCTGCTGCAGAAATGAAAGAGCGCGTGCATACTATGGTCGGTGCTCAATCCAAAGATATTTGGCTTAGTACGTTTCATGCTTTTTGTGCTAAATTACTGCGTATGGAGATTAGCGGAATGGCTGGTTATAAAAGTAATTTTGTAATTTATGATACTTCCGATACCCAGTCTCTCGTTAAAAGTTGTTTAAAACAATTAAATCTGGATGATAAGCAGTTTCAGCCAAGCAGTGTTTTAGCTGCCATATCCAATGCTAAGAATGCCTTACAAGATGAACAGCAATTCACATCCTTATCCAGTAATTTTCATGAACAAAAAATAGCAGAAATCTATCAGTTATACCAACAGAAATTACGTACTAACAATGCCTTGGATTTTGATGATCTGCTCATGTTATCGGTGAGGCTCTTACAGAATAATGAAGAGGTTTTGGCAAAATACCAACGTAAATTTCACTATATTATGATTGATGAATACCAAGATACAAATAGAGCCCAATATTTGTTGGCAGGTATGCTGGCGGATAAGCATCGCAATCTTTGTGTTGTAGGTGATGCGGATCAGAGTATTTATGGTTGGCGGGGAGCGGATATTCGTAATATTTTAGATTTTGAAAAAGATTATCCAGAAGCCAAAATGATTACCTTAGAGCAAAATTATCGTTCGACTCAGGTGATTTTAGATGCTGCCAATGCTGTAATTGAGCACAATAGCTCCCGGAAACCGAAGGAATTGTGGACGCAAAATCCTCAAGGTGAACTGATTACTCACTATTTAGCTCACCATGAGAAGGATGAAGCCCAGTTCATTGGGGATACTATTACTAAGCTAAATACAGTGTATCGTACGTCTTATGGTGACGTTGCAATATTATATCGCACCAATACCCAGTCTAGGGCGATTGAAGAAGCTTTCATGCAGGCTGGTATTCCTTATGTGATTGTAGGAGGATTAAAATTCTATGACCGTAAGGAGATCAAAGATATCTTAGCTTATTTGCGAGTTATTTTTAATCCGGCAGATAGTGTCAGTCTTTTGCGAATTATCAACGTGCCTAGGAGGGGACTTGGAGATACTACGATTAGCCGCTTAACAGCTTATGCTGCAGAGAATAATATGACATTGTTTGATGTGGTGAGTAATCCTGAATTAGTACCAGGACTTACTGCAAGAGCAAAAGCTCCGTTAGAATTTTTGGCGGAACTGATTTTTAACTTAATGGCTCAAGTACATTCCTTGTCTGTTGTAGAATTAGTGAACAAAGTAATGCATGACTCTGGTTATGTAGAGGAGTTGCAAAAGAGCACTGATTTGCAAGATGAAAATAGGCTGGACAATTTAAAAGAGTTTCTAAGTGTTGCAAAGGAGTTTGCCAAGAGTGACGGGGAAGAAACTTTAGAACGGTTCTTAGAGCAGGTTGCTTTGGTTGCTGATATTGATAATGCTGAAATATCAGAGGCCCGTGTTACACTTATGACACTGCACTCTGCAAAAGGATTGGAATTTCCAGTCGTTTTTATGGCTGGTATGGAAGAAGGGCTTTTCCCTCATTCACGCACATTAATGAATGAAGAAGAAATTGAAGAAGAACGGCGAATTTGCTATGTAGGTATTACAAGAGCCCGCCGCAAATTATATATGACCAATGCCCGCATGCGCACCATTTATGGCAGGACGCAAATGTTTCCTTTATCCCGGTTCTTGAGCGAAATTCCGAGTGCCATGGTGGAAAAATATTCAGGCAGGCAAAATCATTATGGTTTTGCCAGTAATGGAAGTAAGGCGACCATCAATCCACCTGCTTCAAGTTCCACCGTTGTACAAAGTCCCCTGCGAGCTCCTATTGTGAAAGCTCATCCTCAAAAAGAGCAAAGCCGTGGTACTTGGAAAGTCGCTGATAAGGCTCAGCATACAAAGTGGGGAGTTGGTACTGTCATTGAGGTGAAGGGGAGCGGAGACAGCCAGGAGCTTAAAATTGCGTTTCCGGGCCTTGGCATCAAACTTGTCGTTGCGAATATGGCGCCGATTACCAAAGTGTAA
- a CDS encoding DUF2325 domain-containing protein produces MSIVVIGADYLGIIEKNLYSLGVTKLTHIDGRRVSNQNKISIPKKTQFVLVLTDYVNHNTAKMVKAVAKAQDVPLVFAKRSWGSVEEKLVSAGVMN; encoded by the coding sequence ATGTCTATTGTTGTAATTGGAGCCGATTATTTAGGAATTATTGAAAAGAATCTGTATTCGTTAGGGGTAACTAAATTGACTCATATTGATGGAAGGCGAGTCTCAAATCAAAATAAAATAAGCATCCCTAAAAAAACCCAGTTTGTATTAGTCTTAACTGATTATGTGAATCACAATACTGCTAAGATGGTAAAAGCCGTTGCTAAAGCGCAGGATGTACCGTTGGTGTTTGCCAAACGTTCTTGGGGGTCTGTTGAAGAAAAATTAGTTTCTGCAGGTGTGATGAATTAA
- a CDS encoding DUF3793 family protein has translation MCWKEFLQVQGSKNDADFFFKWLAVELAPTIYGEKPGTLLNLMDSSKIFMKTMWLQYGEALLANGNVEWLVLKNEPHSMKILFYRVDLLNSYVNDEENRRFLERFGYHTSMSLEDLLLYFKGRFQSMCPHEMGILLGIPLKDVMGFMGMGKEGHTCQGMWKVYGDPETSLGIMQRMEEMKSQVAGWMMQGYKVTDVLCGPYSQTA, from the coding sequence ATGTGTTGGAAAGAATTTTTGCAAGTTCAAGGTAGTAAGAATGATGCTGACTTTTTCTTTAAGTGGCTGGCGGTTGAATTAGCACCGACAATTTACGGTGAAAAACCAGGTACATTGCTTAATCTAATGGATTCCTCCAAAATCTTTATGAAGACAATGTGGCTTCAATATGGTGAAGCGTTATTAGCAAATGGTAATGTGGAGTGGCTGGTACTTAAAAATGAGCCCCATAGCATGAAAATACTTTTTTATCGTGTAGATTTATTAAACAGTTATGTTAATGATGAAGAAAATCGACGCTTTTTAGAAAGATTCGGTTATCATACAAGCATGAGTTTAGAAGATCTTCTGCTATATTTTAAAGGACGCTTTCAATCGATGTGCCCCCACGAAATGGGAATTTTATTGGGAATACCTTTGAAAGATGTTATGGGGTTTATGGGCATGGGTAAAGAAGGTCATACCTGTCAGGGTATGTGGAAAGTATATGGTGATCCTGAAACCTCACTGGGTATCATGCAGCGGATGGAAGAGATGAAAAGTCAAGTTGCTGGTTGGATGATGCAAGGTTACAAAGTGACTGATGTGTTGTGCGGTCCTTATTCGCAAACGGCTTAA
- the ligA gene encoding NAD-dependent DNA ligase LigA, with product MEKKLDDIQEIQNKIIQLREQLHYHNYRYYVLDDPEMGDGEFDLLMRSLIELESSYPQLITADSPTQRVGGMVAGGFKRVNHATPMRSLGNCFAADELLAFHNRVQNGLGEEQDIEYVVELKIDGLAINLIYENGHLVSGVTRGDGTQGEDVTTNIRTIKSIPLMLRGDHAGIPSFLEVRGEIYMPRKEFERLNHEREEAGEALLANPRNAAAGSLRQLDPKVTANRALDVFVYGIGTYTGIELTTHGQVLGYLSQLGLKTNPHYQIFNQIEDVIAYCTGFAEKRHELPYEIDGMVIKVNDLSSQQILGYTAKDPRWAIAYKFPAEQAITVVEDIFVGLGRTGVLTPTAILRPVRVAGSTVSRATLHNQDYIEEKDIRIGDTVIIHKAGEVIPKVVAVVKEKRTGGEIPFVMPEECPECKGKVIRQEGESAHKCTNPHCPALFREGLIHFVSRDAMNIDGLGPAVLNALVDTGLVKDVADLYRLEMEQVLTVPRMGKKSAENLLTAIENSKQAGLSRLLFALGIRHVGVKAAGIVAKRYGNMEDIKQASVEELLELDEVGTKIAESIVAYFAAEENLELVARLETAGLNMTEEKQIITENQLFSGKTFVLTGTLDKMSRNQAADMIQKLGGKVSGSVSKKTNYVVAGTEAGSKLDKAQELGIEVLEEEDFLKMVGNVE from the coding sequence GTGGAAAAAAAGCTAGATGATATACAGGAAATTCAAAACAAAATCATCCAGTTGCGTGAACAACTCCATTATCACAACTATCGTTACTATGTTCTTGATGATCCTGAAATGGGGGATGGAGAATTTGATCTGTTAATGCGCAGTTTAATCGAGCTGGAATCATCTTATCCCCAACTGATCACGGCGGATTCTCCTACCCAGCGAGTGGGCGGCATGGTTGCAGGCGGTTTTAAGCGTGTAAATCATGCTACACCCATGCGCAGTTTAGGAAACTGCTTTGCTGCAGATGAATTATTAGCTTTTCATAATCGAGTGCAAAATGGTCTGGGAGAAGAGCAGGATATTGAATATGTAGTAGAACTAAAGATTGATGGTTTAGCAATTAATTTAATCTATGAAAACGGTCATTTGGTAAGTGGTGTTACCCGGGGCGATGGTACCCAGGGAGAAGACGTGACTACGAATATTCGAACCATTAAATCAATACCGTTAATGCTGCGTGGTGATCATGCTGGAATTCCTTCTTTTCTGGAGGTGCGTGGTGAAATTTATATGCCCCGTAAGGAATTTGAGCGTTTAAATCATGAACGAGAAGAAGCAGGCGAAGCATTATTAGCAAATCCGCGTAATGCTGCTGCAGGGTCTTTGCGCCAGCTTGACCCGAAAGTGACAGCTAATCGAGCCTTAGATGTTTTTGTATACGGTATTGGTACTTATACAGGTATTGAATTAACTACACATGGACAGGTGCTAGGATATCTCAGTCAGCTAGGATTAAAAACCAACCCTCATTATCAGATATTTAATCAGATCGAAGATGTGATTGCTTACTGTACGGGTTTTGCTGAAAAGCGTCATGAACTTCCTTATGAGATTGATGGGATGGTCATAAAGGTAAATGATTTAAGCAGTCAGCAAATCTTAGGTTATACAGCTAAAGACCCAAGATGGGCGATTGCTTATAAATTTCCAGCGGAACAAGCGATTACTGTGGTAGAAGATATTTTTGTCGGGCTTGGCCGGACGGGAGTTTTGACGCCAACAGCAATTCTTCGCCCTGTAAGAGTAGCCGGTTCTACCGTTAGCCGAGCGACCTTACATAATCAAGACTATATAGAAGAAAAAGATATTCGTATTGGAGATACGGTAATTATTCATAAAGCAGGAGAAGTCATTCCGAAAGTTGTTGCAGTGGTAAAGGAGAAACGTACTGGAGGGGAGATCCCCTTTGTTATGCCAGAGGAATGTCCTGAATGCAAAGGTAAAGTAATAAGGCAAGAGGGGGAGTCTGCTCACAAGTGTACAAATCCCCATTGTCCTGCACTTTTTCGGGAAGGCTTAATTCACTTTGTATCTCGTGATGCTATGAATATTGATGGCTTGGGGCCAGCAGTATTAAATGCCTTAGTGGATACTGGCCTTGTTAAAGATGTGGCAGACTTGTATCGATTAGAAATGGAACAAGTCCTTACAGTACCACGAATGGGTAAGAAGTCAGCAGAAAATCTGCTCACTGCTATTGAAAACAGCAAACAGGCAGGCTTGTCCAGATTGTTATTTGCTTTAGGCATTCGTCACGTTGGCGTAAAAGCTGCCGGAATCGTAGCAAAGCGTTATGGTAATATGGAGGATATAAAGCAAGCTTCAGTAGAAGAACTGCTGGAGCTGGATGAAGTAGGCACTAAAATTGCAGAAAGCATCGTTGCATATTTTGCTGCTGAAGAAAATTTGGAACTGGTTGCTAGACTTGAAACTGCTGGGTTAAATATGACAGAAGAAAAGCAAATAATTACGGAAAATCAGCTTTTCTCAGGGAAAACGTTTGTATTAACAGGAACCTTAGATAAAATGAGTCGTAATCAGGCCGCTGACATGATTCAAAAATTAGGTGGTAAAGTATCCGGATCAGTTAGTAAAAAAACGAATTATGTAGTTGCTGGTACAGAAGCAGGCAGTAAACTTGATAAAGCTCAGGAGTTAGGAATAGAAGTGCTAGAGGAAGAAGATTTTCTAAAAATGGTTGGGAATGTTGAATAA
- a CDS encoding TVP38/TMEM64 family protein encodes MMMLCEKKSAMKAGFLLVLVFLGLSFVHVVGVSRLTPESIRNVIVSFGWWGPVMYVFMYSIRPLLLFPAIILTLAGGLAFGPWWGTIYVVVGGVLGACLCFGIARLLGRKKMQKYLSKFSYLQIFESKMAANGFRTMLFMRIVPIFPYDPVSYLAGLSKIRFRDYVLATTLGMIPGAFAYNVLGYSLLDIFSSTFLFGIALAALVFFTPLAYHLLNKNRRV; translated from the coding sequence ATGATGATGCTATGTGAAAAGAAATCAGCTATGAAAGCTGGTTTTTTATTGGTTTTAGTCTTTTTAGGTTTATCATTTGTACATGTTGTAGGAGTCAGTCGCCTGACGCCTGAATCGATTCGTAATGTAATAGTATCTTTTGGTTGGTGGGGACCTGTAATGTACGTTTTTATGTACAGTATCAGACCCTTGCTTTTATTTCCTGCTATTATTCTCACGTTAGCTGGCGGTTTAGCTTTTGGCCCTTGGTGGGGTACTATTTATGTTGTAGTTGGTGGAGTACTAGGTGCATGTTTGTGCTTTGGAATAGCTCGCTTATTAGGGCGTAAAAAAATGCAAAAATACCTAAGTAAATTTTCGTATTTACAGATATTTGAGAGCAAGATGGCGGCTAATGGTTTTCGTACCATGTTATTTATGCGAATTGTACCTATTTTCCCTTATGATCCAGTCAGTTACTTAGCTGGATTATCTAAAATTCGTTTTCGTGACTATGTTTTGGCCACGACTCTTGGGATGATTCCTGGTGCCTTTGCCTATAATGTTTTAGGGTATTCTCTTTTGGATATATTTTCTTCCACCTTTTTATTTGGAATCGCCTTGGCAGCTCTTGTTTTTTTTACTCCGCTGGCCTATCATTTACTTAATAAAAATAGAAGGGTTTGA
- a CDS encoding putative manganese-dependent inorganic diphosphatase, giving the protein MTELSKPTYVVGHRNPDTDSICSAIGYAYFQQVRGVNAVAARVGKINSETKFVLETLGFVPPELITDLYPRVKDIMQSEVVTAGPKDTLRDLGRIMRQHKVKSVPVVDEKRFMTGVVTVGDLANLYFDELQMQDLSQAGVDFTGVLKALEGSLLCGDNLERKVAGRVHIAAGSHSLIQKFVSANDIVLVGDRKNAQLTCLDCGISCLVVTGNVKVDEEVIQKAARLGVLVIESAHDTYTCARLINQSIPLEMVMRKEVITFKPTDLVTDIKKIVADTNYRVYPVVENGKLVGAIHRDKLIVQERTKVILVDHNESGQAVEGIEEAQIIEIIDHHRLGGLQTSEPIFIRHEPVGCTATIVANMYWHRNITIPSNIAGLLLAAILSDTVLFKSPTCTDKDQRTAKQLAELAQLDVHGFGMSILKAGASIKGMSTADIIANDIKEFQIGDYRMTIGQISVMDADEVLSIKEELQQSMEALRQKENYDMVLLMVTDILNEGTHLVYIGQPVSLLKQAFGSEGKERVLYLPGVMSRKKQIIPPMSEAARI; this is encoded by the coding sequence ATGACAGAACTTTCTAAACCGACTTATGTTGTCGGGCATCGCAATCCAGATACAGATTCCATATGCTCGGCAATTGGTTATGCTTATTTTCAGCAAGTTAGAGGGGTAAATGCTGTAGCGGCCAGAGTTGGAAAAATAAATAGCGAAACAAAGTTTGTTTTAGAAACGCTAGGGTTTGTTCCGCCCGAACTGATTACGGATTTATATCCGAGAGTTAAAGACATTATGCAGTCAGAAGTAGTAACGGCGGGTCCTAAAGATACATTGCGGGATTTGGGGCGCATTATGAGACAACATAAGGTGAAATCAGTGCCTGTTGTAGATGAAAAGCGTTTCATGACGGGTGTTGTTACCGTAGGTGATTTAGCGAATTTATATTTTGATGAATTGCAAATGCAGGATTTAAGCCAAGCTGGTGTAGATTTTACTGGTGTGTTAAAGGCTTTAGAAGGTAGTCTGCTCTGCGGAGATAACTTAGAACGTAAAGTAGCAGGCAGAGTGCATATTGCAGCTGGAAGCCACAGTTTAATACAAAAATTTGTTAGTGCGAATGATATTGTATTGGTAGGGGACCGCAAGAATGCACAATTAACCTGTTTAGATTGTGGTATTTCCTGCCTGGTAGTTACAGGCAATGTTAAGGTGGATGAAGAAGTAATTCAAAAAGCAGCCAGATTAGGTGTTTTGGTTATTGAATCGGCTCATGATACCTACACTTGTGCCCGTTTAATAAACCAAAGTATTCCGTTAGAAATGGTCATGCGCAAAGAAGTAATTACCTTTAAACCTACAGATTTAGTTACTGATATAAAAAAAATAGTCGCTGATACGAATTACCGGGTATATCCAGTTGTAGAAAATGGAAAATTAGTCGGAGCCATTCATCGTGATAAATTGATTGTGCAGGAGCGGACAAAAGTAATTCTTGTAGATCATAATGAAAGCGGGCAGGCTGTTGAAGGGATTGAAGAAGCCCAAATTATAGAGATCATTGACCATCACCGCTTAGGCGGCTTGCAAACGAGTGAACCGATCTTTATCCGGCATGAGCCTGTTGGCTGCACAGCTACAATTGTTGCCAACATGTACTGGCATCGTAATATAACCATACCCTCAAATATTGCAGGTTTATTATTAGCGGCTATTTTATCTGATACGGTTTTATTTAAATCACCAACCTGCACTGACAAGGATCAACGAACTGCTAAGCAATTAGCAGAACTTGCCCAGCTAGATGTTCATGGGTTTGGAATGAGTATATTAAAAGCAGGAGCTAGTATTAAGGGAATGTCAACTGCTGATATTATTGCCAATGACATTAAGGAATTTCAGATTGGCGATTATCGGATGACGATTGGACAAATATCTGTTATGGATGCTGATGAAGTTCTATCGATAAAAGAAGAATTGCAGCAGAGTATGGAAGCACTGCGTCAGAAGGAAAACTATGATATGGTTTTATTAATGGTTACAGATATTTTGAATGAGGGCACTCATTTAGTATACATTGGGCAGCCTGTAAGTTTGTTAAAGCAAGCCTTTGGCAGCGAGGGTAAGGAGCGAGTTCTGTACCTCCCGGGCGTTATGTCGCGAAAGAAGCAGATTATTCCACCCATGTCAGAAGCCGCAAGAATATAG
- the metA gene encoding homoserine O-acetyltransferase MetA, whose translation MPIKIPNNLPAVNILEKENIFTMDEDRAYAQDIRPLRILLLNLMPTKIVTETQLLRLLGNSPLQVEFDFIYTATYEPKNTPHEHLVKFYETFADVKDRKYDGMIITGAPVEKMPYEEVVYWSELCEIMDWSRKNVYSTLHICWGAQAALYHYYGIPKHDLPQKLFGVFPHTVNMKEKMLFRGFDEVFYVPHSRHTDIKKEDVEKVPQLSILSESEEAGVYAVIDKTYRHLFITGHAEYDVLTLKTEYDRDVAEGLPINIPVNYYPNDDPQKTPIVRWRSAANLLFSNWLNYYVYQGTPFDLNRLSEDELRGIDGDGI comes from the coding sequence ATGCCTATAAAAATCCCCAATAATTTGCCAGCTGTAAATATTCTTGAGAAAGAAAATATTTTTACAATGGATGAAGATCGTGCCTATGCGCAAGATATACGCCCACTTCGAATATTATTATTAAATTTGATGCCGACGAAAATTGTTACAGAGACACAATTACTCCGGTTATTGGGGAATTCACCCCTGCAGGTAGAATTTGATTTCATCTACACAGCGACCTATGAACCTAAAAATACACCTCATGAACATCTCGTTAAGTTCTATGAGACTTTTGCTGATGTGAAAGATCGTAAGTATGATGGCATGATCATTACTGGTGCGCCAGTGGAAAAAATGCCTTATGAGGAAGTTGTCTATTGGAGTGAGTTGTGTGAAATTATGGATTGGAGTAGAAAGAATGTCTACTCTACCCTACATATTTGCTGGGGAGCTCAAGCTGCTTTGTATCATTATTACGGTATTCCTAAACATGACTTACCTCAAAAATTATTTGGTGTGTTTCCTCACACTGTAAATATGAAAGAAAAAATGTTATTTCGGGGCTTTGATGAAGTTTTTTATGTTCCTCATTCCAGACATACAGATATAAAAAAAGAAGATGTGGAGAAGGTGCCCCAATTATCCATCCTGTCTGAGTCAGAAGAGGCGGGTGTTTATGCAGTCATTGACAAAACCTATCGGCATTTATTTATTACGGGTCATGCTGAATATGATGTATTAACTCTTAAAACAGAATATGATCGTGATGTGGCAGAAGGGTTGCCTATTAATATTCCAGTCAATTATTATCCCAATGATGATCCTCAAAAAACACCAATCGTGCGTTGGCGCAGTGCAGCCAATTTACTGTTTTCCAATTGGCTTAATTATTATGTATATCAAGGAACTCCTTTTGATTTGAATCGCTTAAGTGAAGATGAATTGCGTGGTATTGATGGGGATGGGATTTAA
- a CDS encoding nitroreductase family protein, whose translation MSEIVKAILQRRSIRNFKQEQIKDSELAVILEAGQFAPSARNEQSWHFTVIQNKDLLGKINEVLRTIFFNSGNPDFAERAKAENFSPFYHAPTLIIVSGNEKAIAPQHNGSLALGNLFLAAHALDIGSVWIHSLRSLFDIEEGRSLNRELGIPEGYSIVASGAFGYNAGEKPTPAPRKEGTITIIK comes from the coding sequence ATGAGTGAAATTGTAAAGGCAATCTTGCAGCGCAGGAGCATTAGAAACTTCAAACAAGAGCAGATTAAGGACAGTGAATTAGCGGTAATTCTCGAAGCAGGCCAATTTGCTCCCAGCGCCCGAAATGAACAATCCTGGCACTTTACTGTAATACAAAACAAGGATTTGCTAGGAAAAATCAACGAAGTCCTTCGGACAATTTTTTTTAATTCAGGAAACCCAGATTTTGCAGAACGAGCCAAAGCCGAAAATTTTAGCCCCTTTTACCATGCACCAACATTAATTATTGTTTCTGGTAATGAAAAAGCAATTGCTCCACAACATAATGGCAGCCTTGCATTAGGAAATTTATTTCTCGCTGCCCATGCTTTGGACATAGGATCTGTTTGGATTCACTCTCTACGCTCTTTGTTTGATATTGAAGAAGGACGATCCTTAAATAGGGAATTAGGTATTCCTGAGGGCTATTCAATCGTTGCTTCCGGAGCATTTGGCTACAATGCCGGCGAAAAACCAACTCCTGCCCCGCGCAAAGAAGGTACAATAACGATTATAAAATAG